Within the Streptobacillus ratti genome, the region TACTTTTGGAATTTAGGGGTTATCTATAATATCATATTTTTTTATTGACAACATAAAAAAATTATAGTATACTTATTGAGTATCTAAGAAGTATACTGTGTGGATAAGTGGTAGAGAGGCCGAATACACTTCCCTGCTAAGGAAGCATCCGGGCATAAACCTGGATCGTGGGTTCAAATCCCACCTTGTCCGCCATTTTTTTATATGTACCTATAGCTCAATCGGATAGAGCGTTTGACTACGGATCAAAAGGTTGCGGGTTCGACTCCTACTAGGTACGCCATTATGAAATAAAAATATTTATATATAAAGGGCTTAAAGCCCTTTTTCTTATTCCAAAAAACTTCCTAATTATTTTAAATTTAATCTCACACTATATTTTATCTATTTATATTATATAAAATAGATATTCTTCTATTTCTTCTTTATTTCTCAATTTTTCAATCCAATCTTTAGGTATATTATTAAATCCGTAAATTATTCCAGATAATCCACCAGTTATGGCTCCTATTGTATCTGTATCATCACCTAAATTTATAGCTTTTAATACTGATTCTTCAAAACTATTTGGAGTTAAGACACACCACAAACTAGCTTCTAAAGTATCAACTACATAACCTGTTGATTTTATTTCTTCCTCTTTCAAGGTATAAAGATATTTTAGTCTTGAAAAGTGTTCACTACATTCTAAGTTATCAAGTATATCTCTTAAATTTTTCTTTTGAACTAAAGATTTTATTATATTTACATAAATTCTACATGCTTCCTTAGAAATAGAATGTGCATGAGTTATAGCAGATACTTCATCTATCTCATCATTAGTAGAATTTATAAAAACTAAAGGTAATATTCTCATTAAAGAACCGTTACCATTTGAAAAAAAATCATCTAAACCTTGTCCAGAATCAAGTGCTTGTCTTGTGGTAATACCTACATCAAATACTCTTTTATCCGTTGTATATTCACCTTTGTATAACCAATTATTAAATCTATTCCTCATATCTTTAACATCAATTTTATATTTATTTTTTTTAAACTATCTAGTGTTGCTAATAACATACTTGTATCATCTGACCATGTTCCTGCAGGTTGATTATGAGTTCCATATCCTACCATATCAATACAAAACTACCTCTCCTTTTAAATTCAAAAGGAACTCCTAGACAATCTCCTATTATAAACCCATATATTGCAGATTTTAAGTTTAAAATAATTCTCACCTCTTTTTATATCATATATAGAAAAACCTAGCCTTCGCTAGATTTATATCATTATTTTCTAATTTCTCTAATTCTAAAAGTTTTATACTGTATCATAATAATTACTGTATTATCTATTAAATTTATTGCAAACATAAGTATATCCTTTTAAACTTAATCGAATTTTAGTTCTAAATTTATTCAAATGTTGTGAGATAATACATATAACCTTTCAATGAAAAGTATAACAAAGAAGTTAAAAAAAATCAATAGTTGAAATTGGGT harbors:
- a CDS encoding ADP-ribosylglycohydrolase family protein, with product MRNRFNNWLYKGEYTTDKRVFDVGITTRQALDSGQGLDDFFSNGNGSLMRILPLVFINSTNDEIDEVSAITHAHSISKEACRIYVNIIKSLVQKKNLRDILDNLECSEHFSRLKYLYTLKEEEIKSTGYVVDTLEASLWCVLTPNSFEESVLKAINLGDDTDTIGAITGGLSGIIYGFNNIPKDWIEKLRNKEEIEEYLFYII
- a CDS encoding ADP-ribosylglycohydrolase family protein, yielding MVGYGTHNQPAGTWSDDTSMLLATLDSLKKINIKLMLKI